GAGTAGCCGGAGCGGCGGGGACGGGGGCGTGCGCACGCGGCGTGGCGCGCGATATAGTTCAGCCATGACCGACGACGCGTCAAAGATCCGCATCGACAAGTGGCTGTGGGCGGCGCGCTTCTTCAAGACGCGATCGCTGGCCACCGACGCCGTGGCCGGCGGCAAGGTGGAAGTGAACGGCGACCGCGCGAAGCCGGCCAAGCTGGTGCAGCCCGGCGACACGGTGCGCCTGCGGCTCGGGCCCTACGAGCACTCGCTGGTGGTGCGCGCGCTGGCCGGGCGACGCGGCTCGGCACGCGACGCCCAGGTTCTGTATGAGGAGACCGCGGAGTCGGTGGCGGCGCGCCAGCGGCAGGCCGAGCAGTTGCGCCTGGCGCCGGCGGCGTTCGTGTTCGAGGACAAGGGGCGCCCCACCAAGAAGGACCGGCGCGACATCAAGCGGCTGATCGACCGCCGGCGCGACTGACGCTCAGTCGG
This DNA window, taken from Gemmatimonadaceae bacterium, encodes the following:
- a CDS encoding S4 domain-containing protein, yielding MTDDASKIRIDKWLWAARFFKTRSLATDAVAGGKVEVNGDRAKPAKLVQPGDTVRLRLGPYEHSLVVRALAGRRGSARDAQVLYEETAESVAARQRQAEQLRLAPAAFVFEDKGRPTKKDRRDIKRLIDRRRD